The following nucleotide sequence is from Aphelocoma coerulescens isolate FSJ_1873_10779 chromosome 9, UR_Acoe_1.0, whole genome shotgun sequence.
GCCTGAATGGGGACCAGCTGTCCGGGCTTTCCAGGGGTGGGCAGGCAGGGATcccactgctgcagctgggctggccCTACCAACCTCTCTGCCCAACACAACTCCCCCGAGGCTGCTGAAAGGCACCGGTCACTTAGGCAGGTTTCTCTCCTGTACAGTGTACGTGAGGCATCCAGGGTGGAGGACAGGCAGTTCCTGTTCTGGGACAGAGAGGTCAGAAATTAGCCCAGGCACAGGGGCCCAGCTGATTTACAGCCTGCAGCATATTCAGAAAGTAAAACCAAGCAGGATATACACTGATACACTCCAATGGCTCCACTgactcacaaggatcatggCCATGCCTGACCAGCCCTATGAAGTGAAGTGTCTCCTGCTTGTGGGTGAAGGTGGGAGAAAAGGCTGCTTCCTCTGTGCCTCCACAGCCAGTGCCAATCTTGTGCAGCCCTTCTGCTGCTCAGGGCCTCCTTGTCCCCCTGGATACAGATTTTCTGGTCCACTGATTTTTCACTTCAGGCTCCAACAAGCTCAGGCTGGGCAAATGATTCAGCTGTGCTAGCACTGACCCAATTGTTTTGGAGCACAGGGCATGGCTTTCTCACTGACCCGAGCATTACCAGGCCCACATTTTCTAGCCACCAGCTAAACAGCTCCTAGAGACGATGCACATCCCCAGCTTGATGTTATCTGCTGTCAGTAGGCTGGTGTTCATCATCCTATTCCTAAATGAACACCAGCCCTGGGGTTGtaccctgaccccccccactGCAGTATCAGCATCAGGACAATGAGCAACCCAGTAGAGTGAgcagctgcaccttctccccAGACatgtggctgcagctctgctgcactgaaAATAGAGATGTCAGTCACACTATGCAGGGCAAGCGCACGTGTGACGTCTGTGAGGCTTGGCTGTGAAGCAAACGATAAACCAGGCCAGGATTTGCTCAGCTCAGAGGAGGCAGTGGCAGGTCCATGCTCTGCATCCTGTCCCATCTTCTAGGTGGCCACAGCCAGTGTGTGATCCAGAACATAGCTTGCCAACAGGTCTTGAGCACTGAAATGTGACATAGCAACTGCTGAAGGCTGCTGTTCCAGAGGTGCAGGAATGATGGAGGCACTACTGGACACAGACTGAAAAACTAAACAATTAGAAGAGATAAGTGGGTGCCAAACAGAGACTTCTGCATCTGTTCCACAGCTCTTGCAGGTCTTGCATCAGGCAATAAGACTTGCTCAGTGGCAGCTTGCAATTCATGCCCTAGGTGGGCTCTGCCAGGAGCTGAGACTTTATTTGGACACAACCAGTTGCACTGATAGAACTAGAGTGTGAGGGGGCTCCTTGCAGGCTGAGCGGAGCTGGGCACTGTGGGTGGATCTATAGAGCCCTGCAAGGATCTGCGTGCAGGGCCAGCATGCAGACAGGGCCACAAGCACGGCAAGACCCTGGATTTGACCTCTACGTGTTATATATAGCTCAAGGCCTTCATCCTGCACGTGTTCATGGTGTGAATTGCAGGTGTTTCCACGGGTCCTTGGCATTGTGCTTCATCACTGAAGTATAAAGTATTCCCAACCCCACAGATCAATCTACCAGCACTTGTCCTTTACATCCCCCTTTCAGGGCCCTCTCCTCTCAGAAGACGCTCCTGTGGCTTTTCCTGTGTGTCAAGCTCAGGCTTTTAAAACCACCTGAGAAAGTAGAAAATTCTGGCTCTCTGGCAGCACAGCTGGCcctccaggcaggagctggagcctgTGAAGGTGAACTGCCCCATTTCGTAATGGGGCTGAGGGAAGCCTGAGGGGAGCCAGGCCTGGGACTTCTCTAGCATTTGTGAGATCGTCGCCCTCCCAACTGCAAGTCCAGGTTTTGCAGTGTGCTGTTCACATGGGTCTTGCTGCCAAGCAAGTGGTACCCTTGGTGTGCTGCAGTGTTCTTCTGCAAGGGAATTAATCAGCTCTGCCCTTTAAATGTTCCCACACAGCAGTTCTGGGAATAAATGGTTCCTGTAACTGCTTATCTCCAGGAAAAACTGCTCCTGTTGaccagcccagccaggagctgcctttGCTTGTTACTTCTCAGAGAATGCCAGGCCCCCCACCTCGCTGCTGGCTctcagcagcagtgctgctccccaGAGAGGGACCATGCTGCCTGTGGGGggacagccagggctgtgcagcagggcttggagcactgtGCCACATGTGACATCCCAGCTGGGGTGTACAACAGTGGGGCTCAGCATCACCACTGAGCCCAGGACCCTGGATGGGGAGGCAAGAAAAGGCTGGGAGGAAGAATATGAAGTCCAGGACTGGCTGGGCAGAAGAACTGGGGCCCCTATAACTCTTTCACGCTCACAGCCTTGGTTTGTCTCCCCTATCCAGGAGTGAAATGAAGCGCTGGATGATTTCACTGGCCCCAAACCGGAGAACCAAATTTGTTTCATTTACATCCAGACTTGTTGGTAAGAGACACAGCATGGGACCTGGGAGCTCTTCACCCCTACCCCAGGGCACCTTATTCTGCCTGATCTCAGTGCAGCCACATATCTGGGACCTTTGCCAAAGCCAAAccccctccctgggctcccctcATTTTCCACCATCAGTACCTGCATGTCTCTGGGCCTGGCCCTGACTTCACCCCCCTCCaacctgggctgggctgcactggCACCCTCCCTCCACCCAGGCTGCCCATGGCTGGCACTGTGGTGGTGACATGAACCCAGCTCCCTTCCCAAGAGTTGCTTCCCCAGTCCCTGTGGCTGGGGCACTCCCTGGCTTCCCCAGGGTCCTGACCAGATCAGAGGGACCAGGTGCAAAGCTCATGGGCTACACCCAAGCTGCGCAGTCCTTCAGGAGGTTCCATCCTAGTCCATCCCTCACTCTTGCCCTGTTCCTTCGCAGACTGCCCACAGATCCAGTGTGTCCACCCGTATGTGGCCCAGCAGCCTGATGAGCTCTCCTTAGAACTGGCTGATGTCCTCAACATCCTGGACAAGACAGATGACGGTacaggggatgggatgggatgggatgggaatgggaatgggctgGGAGTCCCTGTGGAAGGATGGGCTTTGCTCCAGACAGGCAGCTGctagtctctctctctccagccGGGGAGAGATTCTGGCATCAGTGTCGCAGCCAGAGAAGGAAGTTACTGCCTTCTCCTAATAGCCAATCCAAGTTGCCTAAGCTgtggcagcactggcacagctgtcccagcagcagctgtgggcatggtagagctggcacagccaccCCAGATATAACCCGGTGCTACTCTTATCTTCATGATGGTTCACAGTCACGTGGTCCTGCTCTCTGGGGCAACTCTTACAGCTGGTGGTCTCAGTCACATTGGGTGTCTGCTGGGGACCACTCCTGTGGCTCCAGGGGCAGCAGAGGGCACTTGGTGGCAGCAGTGCCTGCTTTCTGCTGGCATCCCTCGAGCCAATTGTTCTCAcactgtgctgctcaggtgagcAGGCCTCCTTGCTGGGTGGACAACCTGGTTCTACTCCAGCACAGGCCTCAGTAGCTTccagaaagctctgccagctccaaTGGCTCTTTCCAGCACAACTGTCCCAGTGCATAAGCAAGGGCCAGTCCTTCCCCACTTACGCCTGTCTCTGTCTATGCTCAGGCTGGATATTTGGGGAACGTCTTCACGACCAGGAGAGGGGCTGGTTCCCCAGTTCTATGGGGGAGGAGAtcctgaaccccaaaatccgAGCCCAGAACCTGAAGGAATGTTTCCGGGTGCACAAGTCAGATGACAGTCAGAGGAGGAAACTGGGCAGCAGAAACCGCCAATGACTGCCGGCATCCCCAAGCATCTGGAGTGCCTCAGAGGGGCAGGAGACAGAGGCTGCCACCTGGGAGGAggtggcagctgtgggacaCCGTGGGGGACCTGGTGCACCGGACGAGGCACACACACCCATGAACAAACAGACTGTCGTTCCTAGGCTCCCTGGAAGCACTGGTCCTTTCCTGAAGATCAGCGCTTTAAACTGTAAAATATCCCTTTTCCAAGTGTTCTGTAAAGCCCCAAAGAGCACGAGTTCAATGGATGCTGCCCGAAGGCCACTGGGTGCTGGCCAGATGAGCCACATGtgctggctggggctggctcAGGCTGCTTAGGAAAGGTAGTGGCTACAAACATCACTAAGCAATTAATATCACCCAGTTTGAGCACTAACAGCTCTTTGCTACCTTCCAAGTCTGGAGTGCTCTGAACACAGCATTTCAAAGGGGTAGAGCTGAGGTCAAGGAGCAGTCTTGCTGCCTCTCAGAGCTCATTGGCAATAGGCTGGGATGAGCTCCAGGAACTCCACCACCTTAGTCCTGCTGTGAAGCTGCTGGGCTCATTCCCACAGGCAGACCCTTGATCTGCTTCCAGTCAAAAGTTCTGCAGTGCTCcacacccagctctgctccagcagcagcccagccttGCCAGCCCTGACCCACATCTCTGCCTGCCTGACAGCCTCAAAGCATAATCTGGGCCCTGCCCCAAGGCTCAGCCCCCTCTTCCACAGCCCGCCTCCTTCTTCAGGGCCACCGCAGGAGCGCAGCATCCTGGCCTTTCCTGGTTGATCTTGCACTTGTGGTCCCTGCTACTCCCTGCTGCCGAGGCCAGAGCAGGGGTAGCTGTGCCAGCGTCGTCTCGCACACCACACGAACCACGGGAGCACCGGCAGCCTGGGCTGCTACGGAGCAGGCGAGAAACCCgacctgggagctgctgtcctGCGTGCTCTGGGAGGCCCAGCAACCGCTGCCTGCATGCTCGTAACCCACCCCCACCAGCCTCCCTGTACAGGCTCACCTCTCTGTACATATGCAAGTCCTGTGGCCAGCAGAGCAGGCTCATCACTCCTTCCAGTTGTGGCACTGAGCAGCGCAGGAAGCCCCAGGCACAGCACTGAGAGCAGCGTGGGAGACGGACCCACAGCAGCCGCCTCTTGTTCAACAGTCCCACACGTGGCTGAGCCCAAGCTGTGGCCAGTGTCCACTAGGAAAATCAATTATTTGGCACCTTTCTGTAACACTGAAAAGGATTGTCTTCCAGGCACTGTGGCCTGTGCTGATGCATGCTCTGGCCGTGCCACAGTTCTGCTCAGAAAGGGAACGGAGAGCAGCTGCCGATGGAACCACACAGCAGCCATGGGCATGCACAGGAGCACAGCCATGCCAGCACGAGCATGGGGAGGAAGTAGGGCACTGGCAAGCTGTGAGGGGAGGCTCTGGAGCTGCTTTTTGGACCACATGGGGTGTGCAGTGTGAGGCCGAACAcagctgaggcaggttccaggGCTGTCCCTACTGACACCACAGCCCTGGGACAGCCAGGCCAGAGCCAGCCCCCAGGACCAAAGTGGTAGGAGCCACAGCACTGAAGGGGGAGAGAAGGCATTCTTCACTCAAGCCCAGATCAGTGCCACCATATTAGCATGTGACAACTGCCAGCAGGGATGTGCTGCCCTGGCCACCTGTAGCAAGTTCAAATTAGCCAGAAGTTCCCAGTCACCAGTCActgcccagccccagagctgggccaggaAGGATTCGCAGCCTCCAGTCTGGTGCATTGGGCAGATTTAATGGGGACACCCCAAGCCAGGTCGCCCCAGCAGCACCCCACAGTCGGCTTTCTGAGACAACCAGACCTCCAGCTCAGGATCCAAACCTTGCAACAGCCACAACTTCACTAGTGCAAACCCCAGAGGAGCTCCAGCTCTAGGAATTCCTTAAAATTACATGAGAAGTCACCACATTCCACATCATCCAGCTTTGCAGCCCAGCAGCcagcccagtccagcccaggccctgcagccccccaaGCCTGCCTGGCATGTTTCTCACAGCACAGAAATGCTCCCTTGCCCATCAGATGTTTCACCAGTGCCCCAGTGCCAGGATGCCAGTTCCTCGCTGCACTTCTCCAGGGAGAGgggctcagtgctgctgtgccctgtccTGTCACTCACCACCAAGCCCTGGGattgctccagcccctcctgctctGTTGTGATTCCACAGGACTCCAGACCCCAGGCACAGGCCGTGCCATTTTCAGGCGCCGAGTGGCACCCAGTGTTATTTCCTCAGACCCAGCCCTGCACGCCTTCATCTCAGTGGTCTCCAGTGTTGTACAGGGCCAGGCCTGGGGCCCACGAGCACAGActggagccccccagcccttgCCAGGCTGCCTCAGCGAACTGAGGGGAACTTCTTGTTGTCTCGTTTTTCTGTGTGATAAAATGTAGCTGAGCAAGCCAGCGCCAAAACACGTGTGTGTCTCCTTCCTCCCCCCGACTGAACACTTGTCTCCTTCCCAGACCCCTCCGGTGCAACTGGCCCAAATGCAGTGGGTGAAAATGGGGCTGCACATGAACTTGGGGTGGCTTACACCCATGAACAACCCTTCCCTAGGAAAGCTGTGCAGGGTGATGCCCAACACTGTTACCATCAACCAGACCAGATCCAGAAGGGCCTCCCAGCTCAAAGCCACGCACTGCCACAGGCTCCTCTCCTGAGTGGGGTTGACAGGCCCTGCCAGGTCTGTGTCACCCAGaagatgcacacacacacaccccccacaGGCAATGAGCACTCGGTGCAGCCtggctgcccagcacagggactgCAGTGCTGTTCCTGTATCTGTGGCACCATTTCTCCCAGGGCCCCAGGCAGACAGCTCAGGAGCAGTCGAGGGCTGGAGACAGGCTGGTTGTGTAacagaaaaatcttttattGAGTTCAGGAGGCGGAGAACTTTCTCAGTGTGATGATGACCAAGGCCACAAGCACAGATGTACCCAGGAGGGAGGCAATGACAATGGCACCAATAGCTCCGGGCCCCAGCGAGCCTGCTGGGACAGAGAACAAGGTGTGAGGTCAGCAGAGGCAGTGGGGCCCAGATGGGAAGGGCTGCAAGGATCACCCCACACCCAGCATGTCCCCAGGCATCAGGCCACACTCCTGTTCCAGAGCTCCCTGTACCGGCCATGTCCCATGTCCTCATGCAGCCCAGGTGTGGTCGGGTGCACCTTTGGGCTGTAGCCAGCCACCACCACCTCAGCTAGATCCCAGTGACAATGACAGCTGCCACAAAGGGGGGCAGTGGTGCCCAGCTTTCCTGCTAACACCCACACTGGGAGAGTTGCTTTGCTTCTGGCAGGACCACATCCCAGCTGGTGCTCGGTGTCAGTCAGGAGCCATGAGCCAGGAAAGATACTCGTGCTCCCTGTTCAGGGAGCTCCAGGCCCGCTCTGTGCTGGAGAGCCCTACCTGCACTCAGGGTTTTCTTTTCAGGGCAGGTACCTGCCGTGGCAGGTCATGGGGCAGGAAGAAGGGTCTTGGAGCCATCTTGGGGCTGGCAAGAGCTCCGCAAGCAGAGGCTTCTCAGCAGAGAAATTTCCACGAGGAGGCAGTACAGGCaaccctccccctccccagcagtGTGGCTTTAACCCCTCCCGGGAGGTGACAAGCCCACAGGGAGCAAAGCCACCGAGAGGACATCCCCGGCTGCCGCGGGAGCGAGCCGCGGGCAGTCCCTCTCGCAGCCGCTCACCGTCCCCGGCGTCCAGGCGGTGCAGGTGGGTGGTGTCCTCGGGCTCCAGCTCGGAGGTGTACGGGGGGAAGGTCGTGGCGTCCGACAGCCGGGCGGTGGTGGCGGCAGCGTCGAAGGGGCCGGCTCCGGAGGGCAGCTCGGGCGGCTCGTTCCAGAGGGTGGGGACCGGGCCCTGCGGGTACTCTGCTGGAAGACAAGCACCCACGGGCATGGGGGGCCCGCTCAGGCTACTAGTGACAACCACAGCTCAGCAGGTCCCTGGACTCCACCTGCCTTCCAGGTGCCCCCGGGGTGAATGAAGGGTGACCCGAGGGCTAAGAACCCCTGGATGGCAGGAGCCCTCCTCCGAGGGGGCACCACCTCTGCTCAACAGCCATACCCAGAGCAGCCAAAGGCAATGCTTTTGTAGCAACCTAGCGCACACACGGGACAACACAGAGCCCCCCCAACACCCTACAACCTCTGCTCGCACACAAACACATGAACATCCACAGCTAGTTTAGTCGTGGATGCCCTTGGgactgggctgggaagggctgtcACACTGCCAACGGACAGAGGCCACCAGGCTACCTGTGCTGGCCAaattcacagcatttcagggccCTTCTGCCCTGCACCACCAGCCCGTGCAGTGCAGGATGCCCGAggtgctggcacagctcagAACATGGCTCCCCCAGACAGGACCCCAGAGCCTCAACTTCCCCCTGCTGCACCCCCGCCATACCGGGGAGATGAAAGCCTGGCCGGGCTCTGTGTGTCTCCTGTTATTCCTTCCTGCCGTGTGTCAGAGACCAAGCCAGAGAGCCCTCCCTGTCTGTGTGTGGCTCACCGAGTGCTCCCTGTCAATGCCCAGCTTTGTTCAGGTGGGCCCTGGCGGGAGCAGGAGACATTCCACAGCTCCCGGCTGAAACCGCTGGGAATGTTGCACCGGGAtggagaaaaaagcagggagaagaaaaacGAACAACACCCACTGCCAGGCCCCACCCGAACTGACACAATGTTATCAGGTCTGGGAAAGAGGGAGTCACAAGAGCTGGAGCAAGCAGCCCGGGCTCCCTGGGGCAAGGCACAGAGGTATCCCCACGCACCCCAACTCTGGCATGTGAACCTTGGTGTACAGGGGCACTTGAAGACTTGTCCCAGGCTCTCTGTAGCCCAGGAAgagaggtggcagcagcacatCTTGGCAGTGCCAGCCCCAGCTTTAAGTGCCTGGAGCCCTCCTTGCCTCCTGCAGACAGAAGGCACTGTGGGAGGAGAGCAAAGAATCCTCACTAATGGGCTCCACCACACTTTGTTCTCCCTTAAGATCCCTCCCTGGAACAGGAGGGCCAAAACACTCACCTCTTCTGCCTGTACAAGCCCACTGAGAACTTACTGCAGGGGCTTGCATCAGAGtagctccccccatccccagaGTTATTCCAGGCTGCCCACAATCTTGGGAACATAACAAAGTTCTGGACTAGTTTTGAAAGCTCTTTCTAcaggctggaaagctgcagggTGTCCAGCGAGACAGCTGCTAGGTTTAACTCTGGCCCAATGAGCATCGAGACAGACAAGTAAGTCCTGTGCCAGTTAGATCCAGGCAGGGACACCCAGCCAAAGCTGGGTATAGCAGAGAACACCGTGTCCTCACACACTTGGTACATCCATGGTCTCTGCACCACAGGTCGCATCTCGGCTCCCCTGTACAACACACAGAAGTTTTGTGTTCCACGAGGGCTCCCCACAAACACCTGAGCCTTTGCAGGGCCCTTCCCAACCTCTGCTGCAAAACCAACCAGCAGAGCTGAAGACTCGTATCCCATTCCGTGGCTCTTCCACAAAGTGCCATTTCCATTGGATGTCTCTACTTTAAATCCTGTTGTTTCACTGCCAGAGGATGGAACAGGAGGAAATACAGAATTCAGTGAGCAAATGTAGTTAATGCAGGCGAGAAGCCGAGCAGAGCTGGGCTATTTAGCTGGCATGGGGAAGCTGTTGGTTTAGGAACAGAACAAACATACAGAATGCTTTGGAAGCCCTGGTTCTAGGCTGCTTTTGTAAGGGAGAAGCTCCACACAGAAGAGCCACACTCCAGCCATGACCTTCCCGACTCTGTCGACACCCCTGGGACCAGAACCAATGCTGCCACTGTCCCCACCTGACAGAGGAATGCAGTGCTGGGAGGAAAGCATTGCTTCCTTTCCCAAGAatgttttttctctccagagctgggcatACGCCTTGCATGTGACCAGGGACTGGTTTTAGCTCAGATGATCTTTAACAGATGCAGGCACCATCCAGGGAGACTCTATGACCTGGGCTGGGGCTTCCCAATCCCCTCTCAAAGGGATGAGGAGAGAGCACTATCTCTTCAAACCACAGTGCAAAGGTCCCACAGGTGCCACCAGACCCAGAGGTGCCAAAAAGTCCCTCCAGTTCTCAGGGCATCTAACTCCTGAAAAATTTATGGCAGCTCTCTTTAAGCAGGGCAGAGAGCTTGTTTTTGATAGCCAAACAGAGAGGGAACAGTCTAATTTGTTTATGACctctgtgattttttaaaagcttggATGGTTGCTGGATATATATTTTGTTAATTCCCCTCATCTGACTGACACACGCTTTCCGTTTGCCCGCACAGAAAGGGCAGAGTGTGCTAAACATGCGTTTGCTGTCCGGAGTTTTTGTGGTTTTACCCTAACAGCGCTTCAGcccagggaaacacaacccCTTTCAGTGGGGTCTGGTGCCTCAGGAACAGTTGTGagctcagaggcagcagccaatTCCTGCACATACATCGAGTGAAATAcccacagctgagctccccAGGAGCCAGGGCTCAATGCTGGTCCCCCtcctcagctcctgcccctcaatgctgctggagcaggtgccGAGAGCCTTGCCATGGGCACACAGCATGGGGGAACACAAAATGAGATTCAGGTTCCTCCAGAGCCCATTGCTGCAGCCTGGGAGAACATCTGCTCATAACCAGCACTGTTCTCTCCATGGATCTCCTTTGATTTTCCCTCCTAACCCAAAAACTCATGTCCTCACGTGCCTCCACTCCTGCCAGCTGAGAAGCCCAAGCACCCATCCAACTATTCTCATGCATCCAGCAGGTTTCTTTAACAAGCAGAAGTGTCACACCTGCTTCCCTGACAGTCCCAGCAAGTCTCAGCCACACTGCCACTGGCTGGGAGTGGCAGATCTCTAACGGAGCCACATCAAATGCCACAATCCCATTTCAGTCCCCTGGCAAAAGCAAGAAGAGTGATAGGAAGGACAGAGTTTATGTCAGGTACCAAACCCAACACATGCACACTTTTAATAAGGGCCTTTTCCAGTCACCTGTTGGACAGAATCTGGAGAGCCCCTATGTACAGGCAGGGGACCCAGATCAGGACATTcagttctctgctctgctgccaatGTTTTGGGTGACCATAAGTCCTGCTCCTCCCAGGCTCAGTTTCTCTGTGCACGAGCCAGAGACCAGGATCTAAACACGATCGACAGGGAAAGCAGCACCAGAGGGGCCAGGCCTGCCTGCCCACACTGTCACTGTCATCCTGACTGTGACAAGGAGGATGTGGCCTGTGAACCTCAACAAATGCCTCAGTGACAGCTCTGgaccccagcagcagcccttcccagggaaagggcAAGTTGCAGGGAAGCTCCATGGCCATGGGGCaagaaacagcatttttaaCTTGGAAAAACACCCAAACACTGCCATCTCTAGGGAGGGAGTGCAACCAAGAGCTGGAAACTAAGTATCAAAGGCAAGGTAGTGCACGGCTTTCCTGTTCACCCATGAACTTTGTAGAAATAAAGAACTAGCAAGAAACATGCTCAAAATATATCATCCATCACAAGACCAGATGTTTAACATCTGGGAGAGAGCCATACCTTAGCTGGGCTGCCATCAGTCTCACGATGAGTCCTACCTCTAGAAAACCCCCGTGGTGCACTCACATGGTTtgcttgccctggagggattgGGCAGGGGCAGCCAGGGGCACATGGAGgggctgccaggctgctgaggCACACGAGTGACCCACCACTGCTGAGGCTCTGGGCCTCAGTGCTGC
It contains:
- the SNORC gene encoding protein SNORC isoform X1, encoding MPYHRVLHLVLLTLCSILVPAVLAAEYPQGPVPTLWNEPPELPSGAGPFDAAATTARLSDATTFPPYTSELEPEDTTHLHRLDAGDAGSLGPGAIGAIVIASLLGTSVLVALVIITLRKFSAS
- the SNORC gene encoding protein SNORC isoform X2 gives rise to the protein MPYHRVLHLVLLTLCSILVPAVLAAEYPQGPVPTLWNEPPELPSGAGPFDAAATTARLSDATTFPPYTSELEPEDTTHLHRLDAGDGSLGPGAIGAIVIASLLGTSVLVALVIITLRKFSAS
- the SNORC gene encoding protein SNORC isoform X3, with product MPYHRVLHLVLLTLCSILVPAVLAEYPQGPVPTLWNEPPELPSGAGPFDAAATTARLSDATTFPPYTSELEPEDTTHLHRLDAGDAGSLGPGAIGAIVIASLLGTSVLVALVIITLRKFSAS